In the genome of Bacillus sp. S3, one region contains:
- a CDS encoding G5 and 3D domain-containing protein — MKNLIPESLSRRTLTIAFASFVVLLTTLGILFFEGSKNTVAITLNGKPEVVKTHADTVKELFDELDVPLSSHDYLSPKATTRLKDQLKVDWKQANQVHIVKDSEKKTVWTTAGTVAGLLKEQNIDLKEQDQISPRPQTAIKNKMNIDIKIAFHLTYVDGGKEQQAWSTSATVADFLTQQGITLNELDRVEPALTETISENGVVNVIRVEKVTDVVEEPVQFAVVTKKDESLEKGKEKIITPGKHGRVSKQYEVVLENGKEVSRKLMNEQSVAMKRDQVVAVGTKELTMQVSRGAAETGTEFYVTATAYTAYCNGCSGLTATGLNLRANPNMKVIAVDPRIIPLGTKVYVEGYGYAVAADTGGAIKGYIIDLLMPTKAEAYRWGRKKVKIKILQ; from the coding sequence ATGAAAAACCTGATTCCTGAGTCTTTGAGCAGGAGGACATTGACCATTGCTTTTGCTAGTTTCGTAGTTTTGCTAACAACTCTTGGCATTCTTTTTTTTGAAGGATCGAAGAATACTGTTGCAATAACACTGAATGGCAAACCAGAGGTTGTAAAGACACATGCAGATACCGTCAAAGAATTATTTGATGAACTGGATGTCCCTCTCAGCTCACATGACTACTTGTCTCCAAAGGCTACTACGAGGCTGAAAGACCAACTTAAAGTCGATTGGAAACAGGCAAACCAGGTTCACATTGTTAAAGACAGCGAGAAGAAAACGGTCTGGACTACAGCCGGAACTGTAGCAGGGCTCTTAAAGGAGCAGAACATTGATTTAAAAGAACAGGATCAAATTTCACCAAGACCACAAACGGCAATAAAAAATAAGATGAATATTGATATAAAGATCGCGTTTCATCTTACATATGTGGACGGCGGTAAGGAGCAGCAAGCTTGGTCCACTTCGGCTACGGTCGCTGACTTTTTAACACAACAGGGCATCACATTAAATGAATTAGACCGAGTTGAACCTGCATTAACAGAAACCATCTCAGAGAATGGGGTTGTTAACGTCATTCGCGTAGAAAAAGTCACCGATGTAGTGGAAGAACCAGTCCAATTTGCCGTGGTAACAAAAAAGGATGAAAGTTTGGAAAAGGGAAAAGAAAAAATTATCACGCCAGGAAAGCACGGCCGGGTGTCAAAACAATATGAAGTAGTGCTCGAAAATGGCAAAGAAGTTTCAAGGAAGTTGATGAATGAGCAGAGCGTCGCCATGAAGCGCGATCAAGTTGTGGCGGTCGGAACGAAGGAATTAACCATGCAGGTTTCCCGTGGTGCAGCTGAAACAGGAACAGAGTTTTATGTCACTGCAACGGCCTATACTGCCTATTGTAACGGCTGTTCCGGGCTTACTGCCACTGGTCTTAATCTTCGTGCTAATCCAAACATGAAAGTGATTGCGGTTGACCCGAGAATCATTCCGCTTGGAACAAAAGTATATGTTGAAGGCTATGGTTATGCGGTTGCCGCTGACACTGGCGGAGCAATTAAAGGGTATATCATTGATTTATTAATGCCAACGAAAGCGGAGGCGTACCGCTGGGGGCGGAAAAAGGTAAAGATAAAGATATTGCAATAA
- the rnmV gene encoding ribonuclease M5, with translation MKIKEIIVVEGRDDTTAIKRSVDADTIETNGSAVNQTTIEKVWRAQETRGVIIFTDPDFPGEKIRKTIAAAVPGCKHAFLTKEAAIAKNGKGLGVEHASPDAIREALKDAQIMHETILEEITQEDLLTAGLIGGEGAKDRRILLGKLLKIGYTNGKQLHKRLMMFQISKKEFAEAISVVRQEELK, from the coding sequence ATGAAGATAAAAGAAATTATTGTCGTGGAAGGAAGAGATGATACGACAGCGATTAAACGGTCAGTTGACGCAGATACCATTGAAACGAACGGCTCTGCCGTGAATCAAACTACCATTGAAAAGGTTTGGCGCGCCCAAGAAACACGAGGAGTCATTATTTTTACTGATCCGGACTTCCCTGGTGAAAAAATTAGAAAGACGATTGCGGCTGCCGTACCCGGCTGTAAGCATGCTTTTTTAACAAAGGAAGCGGCGATTGCGAAAAACGGCAAAGGTCTTGGCGTGGAACATGCCAGTCCTGATGCCATTAGAGAAGCATTGAAGGATGCCCAAATCATGCATGAAACGATTTTAGAGGAAATAACCCAAGAGGACTTACTTACAGCCGGCCTCATCGGCGGCGAGGGTGCAAAGGACCGGAGAATTTTGCTTGGCAAGCTTTTAAAAATTGGTTATACAAACGGAAAGCAGCTGCACAAGCGCTTAATGATGTTCCAAATCAGCAAAAAGGAATTTGCTGAAGCCATAAGTGTTGTTCGTCAGGAGGAACTAAAATGA